One window of the Staphylococcus equorum genome contains the following:
- a CDS encoding thioredoxin family protein, whose product MQQLETEQQFEQLKNEQTVFLFTADWCPDCKVIEPELPQLEDKYTDYKFISVDRDKFIDICVENGIMGIPSFLVFRNGSQIGSYIGKERKSIEQIDDFLASL is encoded by the coding sequence ATGCAACAATTAGAAACTGAACAACAATTTGAGCAACTTAAAAACGAGCAAACAGTATTTTTATTTACGGCTGATTGGTGTCCTGATTGTAAAGTGATTGAGCCCGAATTACCACAGTTAGAGGATAAATACACTGATTATAAATTCATTTCAGTTGATAGAGATAAATTTATAGATATTTGTGTGGAAAATGGCATTATGGGCATACCGAGTTTTCTAGTTTTTCGTAACGGCTCACAAATCGGTAGTTATATTGGAAAAGAGCGAAAATCCATCGAACAAATTGATGACTTTTTAGCATCTTTATAA
- the ytpR gene encoding YtpR family tRNA-binding protein — MNLFYNKEAVGDVAFLQVEPASGEFNYEYKGDVVEIKNESQVVGYNIFNVSEKSTISGNGHVKLTETLVNEFQKAIEDAGFTFKLNADLSPKFVVGYVETKEKHPDADKLSVLSVDVSSEKLQIVCGAANIDAGQKVVVAKVGAVMPSGMVIKDAELRGVASSGMICSMKELDLPNAPQEKGIMVLSDDYTVGQAFFEE; from the coding sequence ATGAATTTATTTTATAACAAAGAAGCAGTAGGAGACGTTGCGTTTCTACAAGTTGAACCAGCTAGTGGTGAGTTCAATTATGAGTATAAAGGTGATGTTGTTGAAATTAAAAATGAATCTCAAGTTGTAGGTTATAACATTTTTAATGTATCAGAAAAATCAACTATAAGTGGAAATGGGCATGTTAAGTTAACTGAAACACTAGTTAATGAATTTCAAAAAGCCATTGAAGATGCTGGATTTACATTTAAATTAAATGCAGATTTGTCTCCTAAGTTTGTTGTAGGCTATGTTGAAACTAAAGAAAAACATCCAGATGCAGATAAATTAAGTGTACTCAGTGTTGATGTAAGTTCTGAAAAGTTACAGATAGTTTGTGGTGCAGCTAATATCGATGCTGGACAAAAAGTAGTAGTAGCTAAAGTAGGTGCTGTAATGCCAAGCGGTATGGTTATTAAAGATGCTGAGTTAAGAGGCGTAGCTTCAAGTGGTATGATTTGTTCTATGAAGGAACTTGATTTACCAAATGCACCTCAAGAAAAAGGGATTATGGTCTTATCTGATGATTACACAGTTGGCCAAGCATTTTTTGAAGAATAG
- a CDS encoding DNA translocase FtsK — protein MSWFDKLFGEDNDSTEDYLSKRNQRRQKATQQEQDSLLPQNNDVYERPKGKFRFPMRILEEANEAQHPEEDSISKDSSNHSDQQHSDRHTSDSINANHKQRRRRHLYDKTASNDVNTQTENQESPKETYSEPKRESKSHKGQRMRIQTDVLRANASKKTKRDTPMYHESDFKASEVPSAIFGTQKPHPLENGVIKPSDETENGNNEQVSNYEGNKTQSQTSAQESSEIHDTKIYNDQFVEPSIDVADDETSQVDNKQPYSFEGNDYIEAQVEKDNKQPQQPSEQKQQSSNEQPKVNNTINIENIYASQIVEEIRRERERKVLQKRQFKKALQQKRQENQDNNEDSIQKAIDEMYAKQAHHFIGESSLDEESKAKNVSENQTEASIQDAQLSDDSQQNEDDTRIGATSPFNYEEIDLDNVRDVHKINDEYVNVDADLESESPDSDNDIEHHTSAEHKSLNDDVETTISNDDTLNTVEDNNENISDEDLYVEVEDNDDISDAQYREVTMPQNESPEAESIILESETEREFEDQESATETELNSAQDMTQPSESDMSSESVSNEIAEVQQGSAQYNTAQSDTDQVETEDEVASKETQLLSSSTQSNALDNETTESNELTSNRKQTSIRKGSKPFNVVMTPSDKKRMMDAKKLKNSNQHFTNSSNTSQSSRNESKEIESNDLGTESVVKAETVGQEQPQQNLTSTSETTEHPSNSIDASNHSEQSINHGTSEKHDNEMNPSSVDGNQYVSHDETKFNKNNNEHVSQITQNQEPKLKPEKVHNQLDASKTTDDSGKPTIRRGPNIKLPNLDLLEEPKQHEIDNVWIEDKKQELNDAFYYFNVPAEVQNVTEGPSVTRFELSVEKGVKVSRITALQDDIKMALAAKDIRIEAPIPGTSLVGIEVPNQNAATVNLRSIIEDPTFKNAESKLTVAMGLRINNEPLLMDISKTPHALIAGATGSGKSVCINSILMSLLYKNHPEELKLLLIDPKMVELAPYNDLPHLVAPVITDVKAATQSLKWAVEEMERRYKVFAKYHVRNITAFNKKATYEDRMPKIVIVIDELADLMMMAPQEVEQSIARIAQKARACGIHMLVATQRPSVNVITGLIKANIPTRIAFMVSSSVDSRTILDSGGAERLLGYGDMLYLGSGMNKPIRVQGTFVSDDEIDDVVDFIKQQRDPEYLFEEKELLKKTEAQPQDSLFDDVCRFMLKEGHISTSLVQRHFQIGYNRAARIVDQLEQLGYVSGANGSKPRDVYITELDLNEN, from the coding sequence ATGAGCTGGTTCGACAAGTTATTTGGAGAAGATAATGATTCTACAGAAGATTATCTTAGTAAAAGAAACCAACGACGTCAAAAAGCTACACAACAAGAACAAGATTCATTACTTCCTCAGAACAATGATGTTTATGAAAGACCCAAAGGAAAATTCAGGTTTCCAATGCGTATTTTAGAAGAAGCGAATGAAGCACAGCATCCAGAAGAAGATTCAATTTCAAAAGATAGTTCGAATCATAGTGATCAACAACACAGTGATCGTCATACTTCAGACTCTATAAATGCCAATCATAAGCAGAGAAGACGTAGACATTTGTATGATAAGACAGCTTCTAATGATGTTAATACACAAACAGAAAATCAGGAGTCACCAAAAGAAACATATTCAGAACCAAAACGAGAATCAAAATCTCATAAAGGTCAACGAATGAGAATACAAACTGATGTTTTACGTGCAAATGCTTCTAAGAAAACTAAAAGAGATACACCTATGTATCATGAGAGTGATTTTAAAGCGAGTGAAGTGCCATCTGCTATATTTGGTACTCAAAAACCCCACCCGCTGGAAAATGGTGTTATAAAACCTTCAGATGAAACTGAAAACGGCAATAACGAGCAAGTTTCAAATTATGAAGGTAACAAAACGCAATCGCAAACTTCAGCACAGGAATCTTCTGAAATACATGACACTAAAATTTATAATGATCAATTTGTAGAACCATCAATTGATGTAGCAGACGACGAAACTTCACAAGTTGATAATAAGCAACCATACTCTTTTGAAGGTAATGACTATATAGAAGCGCAAGTGGAAAAAGATAATAAACAACCACAACAACCTTCTGAACAAAAGCAGCAATCTTCAAATGAACAACCTAAAGTAAACAACACAATTAATATTGAAAATATTTACGCATCACAAATCGTAGAAGAAATTCGAAGAGAACGTGAACGTAAAGTACTCCAAAAACGCCAATTCAAAAAAGCGTTGCAACAAAAACGTCAAGAAAACCAAGATAATAACGAAGACAGCATACAAAAAGCAATAGATGAAATGTATGCCAAACAAGCACACCATTTTATTGGTGAAAGTTCTTTAGACGAAGAGAGCAAAGCCAAAAATGTTTCTGAAAATCAAACAGAAGCATCGATTCAAGACGCTCAACTGTCTGATGATAGTCAACAAAATGAGGATGATACCCGTATAGGTGCTACATCACCATTTAATTATGAAGAAATTGATTTAGATAATGTGCGCGATGTACATAAAATTAATGATGAATATGTAAATGTAGATGCAGATTTAGAATCAGAATCACCTGATAGTGATAATGACATTGAACATCATACATCAGCTGAACACAAATCACTAAATGATGATGTCGAAACAACCATTTCAAACGATGATACTTTAAATACAGTTGAAGATAATAATGAAAATATTTCTGATGAAGATCTTTATGTAGAAGTAGAAGATAATGACGATATATCAGACGCTCAATATAGAGAAGTGACAATGCCACAAAATGAATCACCAGAAGCGGAAAGTATTATACTTGAGTCTGAGACAGAGAGAGAGTTTGAAGATCAGGAATCAGCGACTGAAACAGAACTAAACAGTGCTCAAGATATGACACAACCATCAGAATCAGACATGTCATCGGAGTCTGTATCTAATGAAATAGCTGAAGTGCAACAAGGTTCAGCACAATACAATACAGCGCAATCTGATACTGATCAAGTTGAAACCGAAGATGAAGTTGCTAGTAAAGAAACACAGCTCCTTTCTAGTAGTACGCAATCAAATGCACTTGATAATGAAACAACTGAATCTAACGAATTGACTTCAAACAGAAAACAAACATCAATTAGAAAAGGTAGCAAACCGTTTAATGTTGTTATGACACCTTCTGATAAAAAACGTATGATGGATGCTAAAAAACTTAAGAATAGTAATCAGCATTTTACAAATTCAAGTAACACATCACAATCGTCACGAAATGAAAGTAAAGAAATTGAATCCAATGACCTTGGTACTGAAAGCGTAGTTAAAGCTGAAACAGTTGGACAAGAGCAACCACAGCAAAATCTGACATCGACGTCCGAAACGACAGAACATCCATCAAATTCAATAGATGCATCAAATCATAGTGAACAATCTATCAATCATGGAACGTCAGAAAAACATGACAATGAAATGAATCCATCTTCAGTGGATGGCAATCAATACGTAAGCCATGATGAAACTAAATTTAATAAAAACAATAATGAACATGTGTCACAAATAACACAAAATCAAGAACCAAAATTAAAACCTGAGAAGGTACACAATCAGTTAGATGCTAGTAAGACAACTGATGACAGTGGTAAGCCAACAATTAGAAGAGGGCCTAATATTAAGTTGCCTAACTTAGATTTATTAGAAGAACCTAAACAACACGAAATTGATAACGTTTGGATCGAAGATAAAAAACAAGAGCTTAATGATGCATTTTATTATTTTAATGTTCCAGCTGAAGTTCAAAATGTTACTGAAGGACCAAGTGTCACACGTTTTGAATTGTCAGTAGAAAAAGGTGTCAAAGTTTCTAGAATAACTGCATTGCAAGATGACATTAAAATGGCGCTAGCAGCTAAAGATATTCGTATAGAAGCACCAATTCCTGGTACTAGCCTTGTGGGCATAGAAGTTCCTAATCAGAATGCTGCCACAGTCAATTTACGTTCAATTATTGAAGATCCTACATTTAAAAATGCAGAGTCTAAATTAACTGTTGCTATGGGGCTTAGAATTAATAATGAACCATTACTTATGGATATATCTAAAACGCCACACGCACTTATTGCTGGTGCAACAGGTTCTGGTAAATCTGTATGTATAAATAGTATTTTAATGTCACTATTATATAAAAATCATCCAGAAGAGCTAAAATTATTACTTATTGATCCTAAAATGGTAGAATTGGCACCATATAATGATTTACCACATTTGGTAGCGCCTGTAATTACTGACGTAAAAGCGGCTACGCAAAGCTTAAAATGGGCTGTAGAAGAAATGGAACGTCGTTATAAAGTGTTCGCAAAATATCACGTAAGAAATATTACTGCTTTTAATAAGAAAGCAACATATGAAGATAGAATGCCAAAAATTGTTATAGTTATAGATGAATTAGCTGATTTAATGATGATGGCTCCACAAGAAGTAGAACAATCTATCGCACGTATTGCACAAAAAGCACGTGCTTGTGGTATTCATATGTTAGTAGCAACACAACGCCCATCAGTGAATGTCATTACAGGTTTAATTAAAGCAAATATACCTACAAGAATTGCATTTATGGTATCGTCTAGTGTCGATTCAAGAACAATTCTAGATAGTGGCGGTGCTGAACGCTTGTTAGGATATGGAGATATGCTTTATTTAGGCAGTGGTATGAATAAACCGATACGTGTTCAAGGCACATTTGTATCGGATGATGAAATTGACGATGTTGTTGATTTTATAAAACAACAAAGAGATCCAGAATATTTATTTGAAGAAAAAGAATTATTGAAAAAAACGGAAGCACAACCTCAGGATAGTTTATTTGATGATGTATGTAGATTTATGTTGAAAGAAGGTCATATTTCCACTTCATTAGTCCAACGCCATTTCCAAATCGGTTATAATCGTGCAGCGAGAATTGTAGACCAATTAGAACAATTAGGTTATGTTTCTGGAGCAAATGGTTCAAAACCAAGAGATGTATACATTACAGAATTAGATTTGAATGAGAATTAA
- the trmB gene encoding tRNA (guanosine(46)-N7)-methyltransferase TrmB — MRMRYKPWAEDYLKSHPELVDMDGSHARHISDWFDKDQEIYIEIGSGMGQFITTLAGQNPDINFISLEREKSVVVNIVDKVKELGLTNIKLICNDALELNEYFKDGEIDRIYLNFSDPWPKKRHTKRRLTYHTFLALYKQVLKEDGELHFKTDNRGLFAYSLESMSQFGMYFTKLNLNLHQEDDEDNIETEYERKFSDKGSRIYRMEAKFHKNL, encoded by the coding sequence ATGAGAATGCGTTACAAGCCTTGGGCAGAAGATTATTTAAAATCACATCCTGAATTAGTGGATATGGATGGTAGTCATGCAAGGCACATAAGTGACTGGTTTGATAAAGATCAAGAAATATATATTGAAATAGGGTCAGGAATGGGACAGTTTATTACGACACTTGCTGGTCAAAATCCTGATATAAATTTTATTTCTTTAGAACGAGAAAAAAGTGTAGTAGTTAATATTGTAGATAAAGTTAAAGAACTTGGCCTTACAAATATTAAATTGATATGTAATGATGCACTGGAGCTCAATGAATATTTCAAAGATGGCGAAATTGATCGTATATATTTGAATTTTTCAGATCCATGGCCTAAAAAACGACATACTAAGCGTAGATTGACGTATCATACGTTTTTAGCACTGTATAAGCAAGTTTTGAAAGAAGATGGGGAACTTCATTTTAAAACTGACAACAGAGGTCTTTTTGCTTATAGTTTAGAGAGTATGTCTCAATTCGGTATGTATTTTACTAAACTCAATTTAAATCTTCATCAGGAAGATGACGAAGATAATATAGAAACTGAGTATGAAAGAAAGTTTTCTGACAAGGGCTCAAGAATTTATCGCATGGAAGCAAAATTCCATAAAAATTTATAA
- a CDS encoding YtnP family quorum-quenching lactonase, giving the protein MKLGNYKVHYLNGGITHIDGGAMFGVVPKALWTKKYEVNEKNQIPLPTHPILIQTEDKNIIVDTGIGTGKLTDKERKIFGVHYESDMENDLKALNLTLEDIDYVLMTHLHFDHAAGLTDNDGHAIFSNAIHVLQQDEWHEFQSPNIRSKSTYWQKNNGDFKNKLILFEDEIEIYPGIQIRHTGGHSYGHSVVTIESEGEKAVHMGDIFPTLAHRNPLWVTAYDDYPMQSIREKERLIPNYILQDYWFLYYHDAKYFAVKFDKHKLNEIETYITRN; this is encoded by the coding sequence ATGAAATTAGGCAATTATAAAGTACATTATTTAAACGGGGGTATTACTCATATTGATGGGGGTGCAATGTTTGGCGTTGTACCAAAAGCACTATGGACAAAAAAATACGAGGTGAACGAAAAAAATCAAATCCCATTACCTACACATCCGATACTTATCCAAACTGAGGATAAAAATATTATTGTTGATACTGGTATTGGTACTGGAAAATTAACTGATAAAGAACGTAAAATATTTGGTGTCCATTATGAGAGTGATATGGAAAATGATCTAAAAGCATTAAATCTAACACTAGAGGATATTGATTATGTATTAATGACTCATCTTCATTTTGACCATGCAGCTGGGCTAACGGATAACGATGGACATGCTATTTTCAGTAATGCAATACATGTCCTTCAACAAGATGAATGGCATGAATTCCAAAGTCCCAATATACGTAGTAAATCGACTTACTGGCAGAAAAATAATGGAGATTTTAAAAATAAATTAATATTATTTGAGGACGAGATAGAAATATATCCTGGCATTCAAATCCGTCATACTGGAGGGCATAGTTATGGACATTCAGTAGTCACAATAGAAAGTGAAGGAGAAAAAGCAGTGCACATGGGAGACATCTTCCCGACGCTAGCTCATAGAAATCCATTGTGGGTAACAGCATATGATGACTATCCTATGCAATCCATAAGAGAGAAAGAACGTTTAATTCCAAATTATATCTTGCAAGATTATTGGTTCTTATATTATCATGATGCGAAATACTTTGCTGTGAAATTTGATAAGCATAAATTGAATGAGATAGAAACTTATATTACGAGAAATTAA
- the dat gene encoding D-amino-acid transaminase, translating into MTKVLINERLLEEKDANVAYNDRGYVFGDGIYEYIRVYDNHPFTANAHFERLLRSAKEIGLELNYTVNGLIELVRELIAANGVVNGGVYIQVTRGTAPRDHAFPTPSVKANITAFTKTYDRPYKLLEEGINAVTTEDIRWLRCDIKSLNLLGNVLAKEYAVKYNAQEAIQHRGETVTEGSSSNVYAIKDGVIYTHPINNYILNGITRMVIKEIAQEKGVSFKEETFTLDFLKNADEVLVSSTSIEVMPVVKLNGEAVGDGKVGPITKSLQEGFNRYIDTHS; encoded by the coding sequence ATGACAAAAGTGTTAATAAACGAAAGATTACTAGAAGAAAAAGATGCAAATGTAGCTTATAACGATAGAGGTTATGTATTTGGTGATGGTATTTATGAATATATAAGAGTTTATGACAATCATCCCTTTACTGCCAATGCACATTTTGAAAGATTATTAAGAAGTGCTAAAGAAATTGGCTTAGAATTAAACTATACTGTTAATGGCCTTATAGAACTCGTACGCGAACTGATAGCTGCAAATGGTGTAGTTAATGGCGGTGTATATATTCAAGTAACACGTGGTACTGCACCACGTGACCATGCCTTTCCTACGCCATCAGTAAAAGCGAACATCACAGCTTTTACAAAGACTTATGATCGTCCATATAAGCTATTAGAAGAAGGCATAAATGCCGTGACAACTGAAGATATCCGTTGGTTAAGATGTGATATAAAAAGCTTGAATTTATTAGGCAATGTATTAGCAAAAGAATATGCTGTTAAATATAATGCACAAGAAGCAATTCAGCACCGTGGTGAAACTGTTACAGAAGGATCTTCAAGTAATGTTTACGCAATTAAAGATGGAGTGATTTATACACACCCAATCAACAACTATATTTTGAACGGCATTACACGTATGGTTATAAAAGAAATTGCTCAAGAAAAAGGTGTTTCGTTTAAAGAAGAAACATTTACTTTAGATTTTTTGAAAAATGCGGATGAAGTTTTGGTTTCAAGTACATCAATTGAAGTGATGCCAGTTGTTAAATTAAATGGTGAAGCTGTGGGTGATGGAAAAGTAGGGCCAATCACTAAATCGTTACAAGAAGGATTTAATAGATATATTGACACGCATAGTTAA
- a CDS encoding M42 family metallopeptidase, producing the protein MKTLTELHGAPGFEDDVKAYLKTELEPFVDDFVYNRMGGIYGVKRSKVKNPKRVMVAAHMDEIGFMITNITENGMIQFTNLGGVATDIWQGQRLKVKSRKNEEITGVVANIPKHFRTGNEGAPKIEDLLLDIGCENQKDVRKRGIEIGDSIVPETPFTQLSEHRFSSKAWDNRYGCLLGIELLELLKDVELGYDLYVGANVQEEVGLRGAKASAELIDPDVAFVVDCSPANDMKGKQNLSGELGAGTLIRIKDGTMLLKPTFRDYLLDLADEFKIKHQYYISPGGTDGGEIHKAKIGIPTAVIGVCARYIHSTNAVFDIRDYEAARELLTQATTQLDDSKIEELQYK; encoded by the coding sequence ATGAAAACATTAACAGAATTACATGGCGCACCTGGTTTCGAAGATGATGTAAAAGCATACTTGAAAACAGAATTAGAACCATTCGTAGATGATTTTGTTTATAATCGCATGGGTGGCATTTACGGTGTTAAACGTTCGAAAGTAAAGAATCCAAAGCGTGTAATGGTGGCTGCTCACATGGATGAAATTGGTTTTATGATCACAAATATTACAGAAAATGGTATGATACAATTTACAAATTTGGGCGGCGTTGCTACAGATATTTGGCAAGGTCAACGACTTAAAGTAAAATCGCGTAAAAATGAAGAAATCACCGGTGTGGTTGCGAATATACCTAAACATTTTAGAACAGGTAATGAAGGTGCACCGAAAATTGAAGATTTACTTTTAGATATTGGCTGTGAAAATCAAAAAGATGTAAGAAAACGTGGCATTGAAATTGGTGATTCAATTGTTCCAGAAACACCCTTCACACAATTATCAGAGCATCGTTTCTCAAGTAAAGCGTGGGATAATCGTTATGGTTGTTTGCTTGGTATTGAATTATTGGAATTATTAAAAGATGTAGAGCTTGGCTATGACTTATATGTAGGTGCCAATGTTCAAGAAGAAGTTGGTTTAAGAGGAGCTAAAGCATCTGCTGAATTGATAGACCCTGATGTGGCTTTTGTAGTAGACTGTTCACCAGCCAATGATATGAAGGGTAAACAAAATTTATCTGGAGAATTAGGTGCAGGTACACTAATTAGAATTAAAGATGGTACGATGCTACTTAAGCCAACTTTTAGAGATTACTTACTAGATTTAGCTGATGAATTTAAAATTAAGCATCAATATTATATTTCACCTGGTGGCACTGATGGTGGCGAAATTCACAAAGCAAAAATCGGTATCCCAACCGCAGTAATTGGAGTTTGTGCACGATATATTCATAGTACAAACGCAGTGTTTGATATAAGAGATTACGAAGCTGCAAGAGAATTATTAACACAAGCTACTACCCAATTAGATGATTCGAAAATTGAAGAATTACAATATAAATAA
- a CDS encoding DUF1444 domain-containing protein, translating into MNVFQMRDKLKDRLSKPEVKFTFNREDETLRISRVDNGKGVTVKVATIVAKYKEQKENIVDEIVYYVEEAIEQMKGEGLSEVNSAQIMPVLRSPSFDKKDKDGNAFVIEEHTAETNIYYVVDLGKSYRLMDEKMLESMKLSKQQLKEMALFNVRKLDNKYTTDEVKGNIFYFINSNDGYDASRILNTTFLNEIQDQCEGEMLVAVPHQDVLIIADIRNKTGYDVMAHLTMEFFTKGLVPITSLSLGYDKGHFEPIFILGKNNKQKRDPNVIQRLEATRKQYENKDKK; encoded by the coding sequence ATGAATGTCTTTCAAATGAGAGATAAATTAAAAGATCGATTAAGCAAACCAGAAGTGAAGTTTACTTTTAATCGAGAAGATGAAACGCTACGTATATCTAGAGTAGACAATGGCAAAGGTGTCACTGTAAAAGTTGCTACGATAGTAGCTAAATATAAAGAACAAAAAGAAAATATAGTAGATGAAATTGTATATTATGTAGAAGAAGCTATTGAACAAATGAAAGGGGAGGGGCTATCAGAGGTTAATAGTGCCCAAATCATGCCAGTATTGAGATCCCCAAGTTTTGATAAAAAAGATAAAGATGGTAATGCATTTGTTATAGAAGAACACACTGCAGAAACAAATATTTACTACGTAGTTGATCTAGGGAAATCATATCGTCTTATGGATGAAAAAATGTTAGAGTCAATGAAGTTATCTAAGCAACAATTAAAAGAAATGGCCTTATTTAATGTGCGAAAATTAGATAATAAATATACTACGGATGAAGTAAAAGGCAATATATTTTATTTTATTAACTCTAACGATGGCTATGATGCGAGTAGAATCTTAAACACGACGTTTTTAAATGAAATCCAAGACCAATGTGAAGGTGAAATGTTAGTTGCAGTGCCACATCAGGATGTGTTAATTATTGCAGATATCCGTAATAAAACGGGTTATGACGTAATGGCGCATTTAACTATGGAATTCTTTACAAAAGGTTTAGTCCCAATTACATCATTATCATTAGGTTACGACAAAGGTCATTTTGAGCCTATTTTTATATTAGGAAAAAATAATAAACAAAAAAGAGATCCTAACGTGATACAAAGATTAGAAGCAACAAGAAAGCAATACGAAAATAAAGATAAGAAATAA
- a CDS encoding phosphotransferase family protein has translation MEQFYQLGWTLDSAGGASGEAYMAEQDGQKLFLKRNSNPFIAALSAEGIVPKLVWTKRIETGEVVTAQHWKNGRELTFNEMYEQRVANLLKKIHSSRTLLNMLKRMEMEPITPDILLNKINASLSREVLTHHVVRKALTYLEDHMPNLDPRFFTVVHGDVNHNNWLLSDRDELYLVDWEGAMIADPAIDLGMLLYNYVPEKKWPHWLDVYGTKDSMDLQKRMKWYTVIQSIGMVQWYEEQKRYKDMNMWLKFLNEVMNNNAFI, from the coding sequence TTGGAGCAGTTTTATCAATTAGGATGGACGCTTGATTCAGCAGGTGGTGCATCTGGTGAAGCTTATATGGCTGAACAGGATGGACAGAAATTATTTTTAAAAAGAAATTCAAACCCTTTTATTGCAGCCTTATCTGCTGAAGGTATTGTGCCAAAACTAGTTTGGACGAAACGTATCGAAACTGGAGAAGTTGTAACGGCGCAGCATTGGAAAAATGGTAGAGAACTTACTTTCAATGAAATGTACGAACAAAGAGTAGCTAATTTATTGAAAAAAATTCATAGTTCAAGAACACTATTGAATATGTTAAAACGAATGGAAATGGAGCCGATCACACCCGATATTTTGTTAAACAAAATTAACGCTTCATTATCTAGAGAAGTTTTAACGCATCATGTAGTAAGAAAAGCATTGACGTATTTAGAAGATCATATGCCTAATTTAGATCCACGTTTCTTTACGGTTGTGCATGGCGACGTCAACCATAATAATTGGTTATTATCAGATCGTGACGAGCTTTACTTGGTTGATTGGGAAGGTGCGATGATTGCTGATCCTGCAATTGATTTAGGTATGCTGCTATACAATTACGTTCCTGAAAAGAAATGGCCTCACTGGTTAGATGTATATGGAACAAAAGATTCAATGGACTTACAAAAACGTATGAAATGGTATACAGTTATCCAGTCTATAGGTATGGTTCAATGGTACGAAGAACAAAAGCGCTACAAAGATATGAATATGTGGCTTAAATTCTTAAATGAAGTAATGAATAACAATGCTTTTATATAA